The Antedon mediterranea chromosome 11, ecAntMedi1.1, whole genome shotgun sequence genome window below encodes:
- the LOC140062689 gene encoding glutamate receptor 2-like, translating into MKLSQTAKFVWIFLLVEVYIHTSEQNIVNIGVILGHETDDNDLYKNIFKDAVNIVNRNSTFLSGQHQMLLIDHVLYANYVYPALQAVCNTMVQTQRVSSLILPEDICPMCGDVAAMASHATSPVFSLDPGSLKSGSVAFKMHPSPEDMSEFFLDMLVYFNWRNFMIIYDTDQIYANLEDVISAGNIYKWNITLRKYDNNFDRIVEFIKIEEIRNIFLYTSTEKTTRRIMEMGLDEGVVSDQHHWIVGNLDVYLDRSFMEELEVNRAYMTRFKMNYTTQWQYSYPSSPDRRLIDWPLRERLSFDAVLTIAHGMRRYRERVREEGRIEDINILPGDTMMNSCPINSDTPTRALWNDDLTYYNFEGLTGNVAFNPNGDRVNYTIMIYSGQGETFDTVRGEWSQNPLHWESRYNIEWRNEGRLNVTKYVLGLERRLKVVSILQAPFLMYRDKVDRYRGNARFRGYIMDLLEEIARVVKGINFEYEVELVADGKYGRRDEYSNEWDGLIGELVRRKADIAAGPVSITSERDAAVDFSYPFMHSGLQILIKHPNHVLDDPFAFMYPFGIEVWFLNAICFLMVSALLWVINSFNPYEWKASVERHETFGENIDNFSFKNSLWFSASTLVFQSYDASPRSTAGRVIAGFWWVFVVIMVFLYLTNLTFWLTASKRLATIRSAEDLLDQYEIKYGVVDEGSVYYFLKNSSNPDFQQMYSTVENTIPKPTVANVSEGVKKVRESNGDFAFIDETGILRYQADQAEPCDLYVTGGFISRNSYGLAVQKDSPLRDQLSFAIETLRDTRSLEHLERQWWQWDSKCGNLTTWEKQGIYSLTSVDLMGVYILLIIGCIAAGVVFLIECICTGKDVDQRRERAPARRDARRDDNRGPTSTTAVGGGTPIQPLPGQTHHQQWI; encoded by the exons ATGAAGCTGTCTCAAACAGCGAAATTCGTTTGGATTTTCTTATTGGTTGAAGTCTACATTCACACATCAGAACAAAATATAGTTAATATAG GTGTGATATTAGGACACGAAACGGATGACAATGACTTGTACAAGAATATATTTAAGGACGCTGTAAACATTGTCAACAGGAATTCTACATTCCTTTCTGGCCAGCATCAAATGTTACTCATCGACCATGTTTTATATGCCAACTATGTTTATCCAGCATTACAAGCAG TTTGCAATACCATGGTGCAAACACAGCGAGTGTCGTCACTGATACTGCCAGAAGATATTTGTCCCATGTGTGGCGATGTCGCAGCTATGGCTAGCCATGCGACAAGTCCAGTGTTCAGTCTAGATCCGGGTAGTTTGAAGTCTGGTTCAGTGGCTTTCAAGATGCACCCTTCTCCAGAGGATATGAGCGAATTTTTTCTCGACATGCTCGTCTATTTCAACTGGAGAaattttatgattatttatgaCACCGACCAAA TTTACGCTAATCTGGAGGACGTCATAAGTGCTGGAAACATTTATAAGTGGAACATAACTCTGCGAAAGTACGATAATAACTTCGATCGTATCGTAGAATTCATCAAGATTGAGGAAATTCGGAACATATTTCTGTATACGTCGACAGAAAAGACTACCCGGAGAATAATGGAAATG GGGCTTGACGAAGGCGTGGTTAGTGACCAACACCATTGGATTGTGGGAAATCTG gaCGTCTATTTAGATCGTAGTTTTATGGAAGAATTAGAAGTAAACCGTGCGTACATGACAAGATTTAAAATGAACTATACGACACAGTGGCAGTACTCTTATCCGAGCTCTCCCGATCGCCGTCTGATAGATTGGCCTTTACGTGAGCGTCTTAGCTTTGACGCAGTGCTTACAATTGCGCACGGAATGCGCAGATACAGAGAACGCGTGCGTGAAGAGGGTCGCATTGAAGACATCAATATATTACCAGGTGATACTATGATGAATTCATGTCCAATCAACAGTGATACTCCAACCCGTGCTCTTTGGAATGACGACTTGACTTAC TACAATTTTGAGGGACTCACTGGTAACGTAGCGTTCAACCCAAATGGAGATCGTGTGAATTACACAATAATGATATACAGCGGACAGGGCGAAACCTTTGACACAGTT CGTGGTGAGTGGTCGCAAAATCCACTACATTGGGAAAGCCGATACAACATCGAGTGGCGCAATGAGGGACGTTTAAACGTAACCAAGTACGTACTTGGGCTAGAGAGACGTCTTAAAGTGGTTTCAATTCTG CAAGCTCCGTTCTTGATGTACAGAGATAAAGTTGATCGTTATCGAGGTAATGCCCGATTTAGAGGCTACATCATGGATCTGCTGGAGGAGATTGCCCGTGTCGTAAAGGGTATCAATTTTGAGTACGAGGTTGAGTTGGTTGCAGATGGAAAATACGGTCGAAGAGATGAGTACAGCAATGAATGGGACGGACTGATTGGAGAGCTTGTTCGTAGA AAGGCTGATATTGCAGCTGGACCGGTTTCAATAACGTCAGAACGTGACGCAGCCGTAGACTTCAGTTATCCATTCATGCATAGCGGTCTTCAGATTCTCATCAAACACCCGAATCATGTGCTGGATGACCCCTTTGCGTTCATGTATCCTTTTGGAATTGAAGTCTGGTTCTTGAATGCCATATGTTTCTTGATGGTAAGCGCTCTTTTATGGGTCATCAATTCGTTTAATCCATATGAATGGAAGGCATCAGTTGAACGACACGAAACCTTCGGCGAAAACATTGACAACTTCAGTTTCAAAAATTCTCTCTGGTTCTCTGCTTCTACGCTTGTGTTCCAAAGTTACGATGCATCACCAAGATCAACGGCTGGCAGAGTCATAGCAGGATTCTGGTGGGTGTTTGTGGTCATTATGGTGTTCTTGTATTTGACAAACCTGACATTTTGGCTGACAGCGTCTAAGCGTCTTGCAACGATTCGTTCTGCAGAAGATCTACTAGAtcaatatgaaattaaatatggCGTCGTTGATGAAGGTTCTGTGTATTACTTCTTGAAGAACTCATCAAACCCTGATTTTCAACAAATGTACAGCACTGTTGAAAACACTATTCCGAAGCCAACCGTGGCTAACGTTAGTGAAGGTGTTAAAAAGGTTCGCGAATCAAATGGAGACTTTGCGTTCATTGACGAAACTGGAATTCTAAGATATCAAGCCGATCAGGCCGAACCTTGTGATTTATACGTTACAGGTGGGTTTATTTCAAGGAACAGTTACGGCCTAGCTGTTCAGAAAGACTCGCCTCTTCGTGACCAACTGTCGTTTGCTATTGAAACCCTGCGTGACACGCGTTCACTGGAGCATCTCGAACGTCAGTGGTGGCAGTGGGATAGTAAGTGTGGTAATTTGACAACGTGGGAGAAACAAGGTATTTACTCTCTTACTAGTGTTGATCTTATGGGAGTTTATATTCTCTTGATAATCGGATGTATTGCAGCAGGAGTAGTCTTCTTAATAGAATGTATATGTACCGGTAAGGATGTAGATCAAAGAAGGGAAAGAGCTCCTGCGCGTAGGGATGCGCGTAGGGATGATAACAGAGGACCGACTTCGACTACTGCTGTTGGCGGAGGAACCCCTATTCAGCCGCTTCCAGGTCAGACCCATCACCAACAGTGGATTTAG
- the LOC140063187 gene encoding glutamate receptor 1-like encodes MASFRLFIFIISILFTFSNAKDVLFGAILGKDSSSTTAYSLPSGFINLEQVIEDATRVVTSNYSFLTSTHQLKATFERDYKDSLFEVMHLACDTIRTNRPTYLIVLEDVCPGCSDLASYVSKTTEGPIISIDPGQVGTGSRALKMYPPQSDMINFYMDILKYYKWRKWTFVYDHGEMFNNFLPIKAWADTQQFNVTFEPFEGNLDMLAQRIRKRDDANIFLLTATEKASLDIILGGIDRGIISRKYHWIVGHLDVVLQSNVRERLESTGVYMTRFKMNYTMEWQYTFPSFSDHQAILHEWPLQYRLAFDAVLASGYGLMKYRLEQLHVDPNNYYTDATVIDNCPTGSYNRKPTMSKIYNYTKYYNFEGLTGNIAFNDVGDRVNYSIMVHAGIGRTLDQLVGEWAENPNHWEDRYKLKWESHGRFNTTRYEQGGRRKLKVVSIKVPPFLMDKDDVLYRTKRDTNYVDEYDRDRYKGFIVDLLEEIKNTAKGIDFDYDIELVPDGKFGTRKPFSKTWNGMIGEVYRGKADIAAGPLTIRPDRVQDVDFTSAFMQADLAALVHHPSYTTGDVLSFLYPFSLWVWLLNIVVFVVVSLIIYGINYFDPYEWRLTALRGDAYEENMDNFNLSNTMWFLTSTMLFQSFDTSPRSNAGRVMAIFWWAFVVIMVFLYISNLPFFLQSTKRLTGIRSMDEMLDRYDVQPGIVASGSTFHLLKKSKDQTLNRFFKFVEYANPSVLVSSTEQGIDLVRDKSRRFALVGESPVLAFHASKDPCDLHVTIGKIYRQSYGLAIRKDSPLKEPLSHAIELLIKNEQLHRLELNWWQRNNRCGNMTTWEKQGIYSFTSVDLYGIYILLALSMIASIVIFMVEFLCCDSSKHQKKSKKRNKPSSKRKENEQFTLSVINGDRTPEPPMILSTEKEKQWL; translated from the exons ATGGCTTCATTTcgactttttatttttattatatccATCCTGTTCACATTTTCAAATGCGAAGGACGTTTTGTTTG GTGCTATTCTCGGAAAAGATAGTTCTTCGACGACGGCGTACAGCTTGCCGAGTGGTTTCATCAATCTAGAACAGGTCATTGAAGACGCTACAAGGGTGGTTACTAGTAACTACAGTTTCTTAACAAGTACTCATCAGCTGAAAGCCACGTTCGAAAGAGATTATAAAGATTCATTATTTGAAGTAATGCATTTAG CTTGTGATACAATTCGGACAAACAGACCTACTTACCTCATCGTTCTGGAAGATGTATGTCCTGGTTGCAGTGATTTGGCATCGTACGTTAGTAAGACAACGGAGGGACCTATTATTTCTATAGATCCTGGTCAAGTAGGCACAGGTTCCCGGGCATTGAAGATGTACCCACCTCAAAGTGACATGATCAACTTTTACATggatattttgaaatattataaatGGAGAAAATGGACTTTCGTTTACGATCACGGTGAAA tGTTCAACAACTTTCTACCTATCAAAGCTTGGGCTGATACACAACAGTTTAACGTTACATTTGAGCCTTTTGAAGGTAACTTAGACATGTTGGCTCAACGAATTCGTAAACGCGATGATGCGAACATATTCTTGCTAACAGCAACGGAGAAGGCAAGCCTCGATATCATTCTTGGTGGAATTGATCGAGGAATAATATCCAGAAAGTATCATTGGATAGTTGGGCATCTT GATGTAGTACTGCAAAGCAATGTTAGAGAACGACTGGAGAGTACAGGAGTATACATGACTCGTTTTAAGATGAATTATACAATGGAGTGGCAATATACTTTCCCCTCATTTTCCGATCACCAAGCAATTTTACACGAATGGCCGCTACAATACAGGCTAGCATTCGATGCCGTTCTGGCTAGCGGATACGGACTCATGAAATATCGTCTGGAGCAATTGCATGTagatcctaataattattatacagatGCTACAGTAATAGACAATTGTCCTACCGGTAGTTACAATCGCAAACCTACCATGAGCAAAATttacaattatacaaaatat TATAACTTTGAAGGGCTGACAGGAAATATTGCCTTTAATGACGTTGGTGATAGAGTAAACTATTCGATCATGGTGCACGCTGGTATCGGGCGGACGTTGGATCAACTG GTTGGAGAATGGGCAGAAAATCCTAATCACTGGGAAGATAGGTATAAACTGAAATGGGAAAGCCATGGACGATTTAATACGACCCGGTATGAACAAGGTGGAAGACGAAAGTTGAAAGTTGTATCGATCAAA GTTCCACCGTTTTTAATGGACAAAGATGATGTACTTTACAGAACAAAACGAGACACTAATTACGTAGATGAATACGATCGTGATCGCTACAAAGGATTCATTGTTGACCTActagaagaaataaaaaatacggCAAAAGGCATTGATTTTGATTACGATATCGAGCTGGTGCCGGACGGAAAATTCGGTACAAGAAAACCATTTAGTAAAACATGGAACGGAATGATTGGCGAAGTATACAGAGGA AAAGCAGACATCGCAGCTGGCCCTTTGACTATTCGACCAGACAGAGTCCAGGATGTAGATTTTACCAGTGCATTTATGCAGGCTGATTTAGCTGCTCTTGTTCACCACCCTAGCTACACCACCGGGGACGTACTAAGCTTTTTGTACCCATTCTCTCTTTGGGTATGGCTTTTAAACATCGTTGTATTTGTGGTGGTTAGTCTTATCATCTACGGAATCAATTATTTTGACCCATACGAGTGGCGCTTGACTGCTTTGCGCGGGGACGCGTATGAGGAAAACATGGACAATTTCAATTTATCTAACACAATGTGGTTCCTTACATCTACCATGCTTTTTCAAAGTTTCGATACATCTCCAAGATCAAACGCAGGCCGTGTGATGGCGATATTTTGGTGGGCTTTTGTCGTCATCATGGTCTTCCTTTATATCTCGAACTTACCATTTTTTCTTCAGTCTACGAAACGACTAACAGGCATAAGATCAATGGATGAAATGCTTGACCGTTACGACGTACAACCGGGTATTGTAGCAAGTGGTTCCACATTCCACCTTTTGAAAAAATCGAAAGATCAAACACTGAACcggttttttaaatttgtggAATATGCCAATCCAAGTGTTTTAGTGTCAAGTACAGAACAAGGCATTGATCTGGTGCGTGATAAAAGCAGACGTTTTGCTTTAGTTGGCGAATCTCCAGTTTTAGCATTCCATGCCTCAAAGGATCCGTGTGATCTTCATGTGACTATTGGGAAGATTTACAGACAGAGTTACGGACTTGCTATTCGGAAAGACTCGCCGTTAAAGGAACCGTTGTCTCACGCCATAGAACTACTCATAAAAAATGAACAGCTACATCGTCTTGAGTTAAATTGGTGGCAGAGGAATAACAGATGTGGAAACATGACAACCTGGGAGAAACAAGGCATTTATTCATTTACGTCAGTCGATCTCTATGGTATATACATCTTACTCGCGCTAAGTATGATCGCCAGTATTGTGATCTTTATGGTGGAATTTCTTTGTTGTGATTCAAGTAAACATCAGAAAAAGAGCAAGAAAAGGAACAAGCCTAGCAGTAAAAGGAAGGAAAATGAGCAATTTACCCTCTCTGTTATAAATGGTGATCGCACACCAGAGCCACCTATGATACTAtctacagaaaaagaaaaacaatggCTTTAA